The Triticum aestivum cultivar Chinese Spring chromosome 3A, IWGSC CS RefSeq v2.1, whole genome shotgun sequence genome includes a region encoding these proteins:
- the LOC123062759 gene encoding amidophosphoribosyltransferase, chloroplastic → MAAAAATTTTTATAATPSSRPLRAPPAPSTVHRQLRCHAGPSPSLLALRHRAARAPPARALLDKVTPFNFGEEEDDGGDDHPREECGVFGVVGDPEASSLCYLGLQKLQHRGEEGAGICAAGDDGKLKSVTGLGLVSDVFRDPAHLGSLPGQAAIGHVRYSTSGGQAQLCNVQPFLAGYRFGQLAVAHNGNLVNYLPLRHKLEAQGSIFNNSSDTEVILHLIATSLSRPLLARICDACERLQGAYSLLFLTADKLFAVRDPFGFRPLVMGRRPNGAVVFASETCALDLIDAVYEREVEPGEVIVVDRRDMSVSSACLVPHRPRKSCVFEHIYFALPNSIVFGHAVHERRTAYGRALAEESPAPTADVVIPVPDSGFYAALGFAQASGLEFQQGLIRSHYTGRSFIQPTQAIRDLAVKLKLAPVRGVITGKSVVVVDDSIVRGTTSSKIVRLLRDAGAREVHMRISSPPVVGRCHYGIDTPDEKELISNRLDVEGVREMIGCDSLGFLSLDKLHSIYGDEADELCDACFSRNYPVPMPEKVPAMASADDED, encoded by the coding sequence atggccgccgccgccgccaccaccaccaccaccgccaccgccgccacaccCTCCTCCCGTCCCCTCCGCGCGCCCCCCGCGCCGTCCACCGTCCATCGACAGCTCAGGTGCCACGCCGGCCCCAGCCCCTCGCTCCTCGCGctgcgccaccgcgccgcccgcgccccgccggcCCGGGCCCTGCTCGACAAGGTCACGCCCTTCAACttcggcgaggaggaggacgacggcggcgacgaccacCCCCGCGAGGAGTGCGGCGTGTTCGGCGTCGTGGGCGACCCGGAGGCGTCGTCGCTCTGCTATCTCGGCCTGCAGAAGCTGCAGCATCGCGGGGAGGAGGGCGCCGGCATCTGCGCCGCCGGGGACGACGGCAAGCTCAAGTCCGTGACGGGGCTGGGGCTCGTCAGCGACGTGTTCAGGGACCCGGCGCACCTCGGGAGCCTCCCCGGGCAGGCCGCCATCGGCCACGTCCGCTACTCCACCTCCGGCGGCCAGGCCCAGCTGTGCAACGTGCAGCCGTTCCTCGCCGGGTACCGGTTCGGGCAGCTCGCCGTGGCGCACAACGGCAACCTGGTGAACTACCTGCCGCTGCGCCACAAGCTGGAGGCGCAGGGCTCCATCTTCAACAACTCGTCGGACACGGAGGTCATCCTCCACCTCATCGCCACGTCGCTCTCGCGCCCGCTGCTTGCCCGCATCTGCGACGCCTGCGAGCGCCTCCAGGGCGCCTACTCGCTGCTCTTCCTCACGGCCGACAAGCTCTTCGCCGTGCGCGACCCCTTCGGCTTCCGCCCGCTGGTCATGGGCCGCCGCCCCAACGGCGCCGTCGTGTTCGCGTCGGAGACCTGCGCGCTCGACCTCATCGACGCCGTGTACGAGCGGGAGGTGGAGCCCGGGGAGGTGATCGTCGTGGACCGCCGGGACATGTCCGTGTCCTCGGCCTGCCTCGTCCCGCACCGCCCGCGCAAGTCGTGCGTGTTCGAGCACATTTACTTCGCGCTGCCCAATTCCATCGTGTTCGGGCACGCCGTCCACGAGCGGCGCACCGCCTACGGCCGCGCGCTGGCCGAGGAGTCCCCCGCCCCGACCGCCGACGTGGTCATCCCCGTGCCGGACTCTGGCTTCTACGCGGCGCTCGGCTTCGCGCAGGCCTCGGGGCTCGAGTTCCAGCAGGGGCTCATCCGGTCGCATTACACCGGCCGCAGCTTCATCCAGCCGACGCAGGCGATCCGCGACCTCGCCGTGAAGCTCAAGCTCGCGCCCGTGCGCGGCGTCATCACGGGCAAGAGCGTGGTCGTGGTCGACGACTCGATCGTGCGCGGCACCACGTCGAGCAAGATCGTGCGCCTGCTCCGCGACGCCGGGGCCCGCGAGGTGCACATGCGCATCTCCAGCCCGCCGGTGGTGGGCCGATGCCACTACGGCATCGACACGCCGGACGAGAAGGAGCTGATATCCAACCGGCTGGACGTCGAGGGCGTGCGCGAGATGATCGGCTGCGACTCGCTCGGCTTCCTTTCGCTGGACAAGCTCCACAGCATCTACGGCGACGAGGCGGACGAGCTCTGCGACGCCTGCTTCTCGCGGAACTACCCAGTGCCTATGCCGGAGAAGGTGCCGGCGATGGCATCCGCCGATGATGAAGACTGA